From the genome of Rana temporaria chromosome 8, aRanTem1.1, whole genome shotgun sequence:
ccgcactccggaCACGAATAAGGACACTCAcccgtgtgacttctctggtgtctAAGAAGGTTTCGTTTtgcagtgaaacatttcccgcactctgaacacgaatagGGACGCTCACCCATATGACTTCTCTGGTGCTGAAGAAGTTCTCCTTTtgtagtgaaagatttcccgcactccgaacacGAAAAAGGACGcacacccgtgtgaattctctggtgttgaAGGAGGTTTCCTCTTTggctaaaacatttcccgcactccgaacatgaaaaaggacgctcccccgtgtgacttctctggtgcaGAAGAAGGTTTACTTTATCcacgaaacatttcccgcactccgaacatgaaaaaggacgctcacccgtgtgacttctctggtgtcgAAGAAGGTTTCCTTGCGCAGTGAAACGTTTCCCGCACACGGAGCACGAAAAAGGACgcacacctgtgtgaattctttgGTGTATAAGGAGGCTTCCTTTCTGTgtgaaacttttcccgcactctgaacatgaatgagGACTGTCACTCTTGTGACTTCTCCGGTGCATAAGAGGACCTCTCTTTTTATTGGAAGAATGTCTTCCTGTGTGATCTCCTTCGTGGTTCAAAGAACATCCCTCGGAATTAGTTTGAGATTTGAGATGTATTTCTGGAGTAACAGAAGGTGATTTATGAGAAAGTTCCTCAGGATTAGAGGGGTCCATTGATCTCGATTGGTGAGGTCTGTGATGTCTATTATGAGTAATGAGATTTACTTCTGGAGGATGTTGTGTGATGACTTTATCTTCTACATTATAATCTGGAGATAACATATAATGTCCCTCAGAGGTATTCCGGTTTTGTGCACAATGTTCATCTGTCGGAAAGTATATAGAGAAAAGTGATGAGTATATTTTATGTCTTACAATCAGGAGTCATACTTGATGGTACAGCAATCAAAAGTTTTGCAGAACTCCGGCATGGAATTGGGAGCAATTATAACACCAAACTACGAGTCCAAACCAGATAAACAATACAAAACACCCAAACTACACCGTAATAGAGTTTGTACAATAATTACATTGGTGCTGagagaatggagatggaccttcctCCAACTATTGTTTATGAAAGAGgggtggacctttcatatggtgtacagtatctccaccccatttgatgggaacatggcgttatattgaggaatggagatggaccttttctATGGtggacagtatctcctcctcatttgttgggaacatgacgttatattgaggaatggagatggacctttcatatggtgtacagtatctcctcctcatttgttgagaacatgacgttatattgaggaatggagatggacctttcatatggtggacagtatctcctcctcatttgttgggaacatgacgttatattgaggaatggagatggacctttcatatggtgtacagtatctcctcctcatttgttgggaacatgacattatattgaggaacgGAGATGGACCTTTCCTATGGtggacagtatctcctcctcatttgttgagaacatgacgttatattgaggaatggagatggacattTCATATGGtggacagtatctcctcctcatttgttgagaacatgacgttatattgaggaatggagatggacctttcatatggtgtacagtatctcctcctcatttgttgggaacatgacgttatattgaggaatggagatggacctttcatatggtgtacagtatctcctcctcatttgttgggaacatgacgttatattgaggaatggagatggacttttcatatggtgtacagtgtctccccctcatttgttgggaacatgacgttatattgaggaacggagatggacctttcatatggtgtacagtagcttctcctcatttgttatgaacatgacgttatattgaggaatggagatggacccttTATATGGAACATTTAGCTGTGAAgtagatacatcgatgatgttgTTATGGTCATCCTCTAAGgtttcttaatttttttccttaCTGAATGCATTTGTTggaaacatgacgttatattgaggaatggagatggacctttcatatggtgtacagtatctcctcctcatttgttgggaacatgacgttatattgaggaatggacaTGGACCTTTCGTATggcttactattttttttttggtcagtttAATGAACATATAATTTTTCTAATCATGTAACAAAGAAAACATTTGCTCtattgaggccccatacacacgagaggatttatccgcagatacggtccagcggaccgtatccgcggataaatcctctcgaggatttcagaagatttctatgcgatggcgtgtacacaccatcgcattgaaatccgcgctaaaatcctctgccgatgacgtgtcgcgccgtcgccgctattatgacgcggcgacgggcgcgacgctgtcatataaggaattccacgcatgcgtcaaatcattacgacgcgtgcggggaatccctttgggcggatggatccggtaagtctgtacagacgagcggatccatccgttggaatggattccagcagatggatttgttgagcatgtcagcaaatatccatctgctggaaatccatcccaggggagatttatctgcggataaatatccgacggagtgtacacaccataggatctatccgcagaaacccatttgatgggatttatctgcggatagattctatggtgtgtatggggccttagtgtttattACTTACTTGTGTTTATATGTAGAGAATATTCCTTGGG
Proteins encoded in this window:
- the LOC120910071 gene encoding zinc finger protein OZF-like, whose translation is MLSRLLLHTNFVIFGVQDEKLKEIKVEVKEEEEARGDQQSMEEGEMIIKSKPKEYSLHINTNEHCAQNRNTSEGHYMLSPDYNVEDKVITQHPPEVNLITHNRHHRPHQSRSMDPSNPEELSHKSPSVTPEIHLKSQTNSEGCSLNHEGDHTGRHSSNKKRGPLMHRRSHKSDSPHSCSECGKSFTQKGSLLIHQRIHTGVRPFSCSVCGKRFTAQGNLLRHQRSHTGERPFSCSECGKCFVDKVNLLLHQRSHTGERPFSCSECGKCFSQRGNLLQHQRIHTGVRPFSCSECGKSFTTKGELLQHQRSHMGERPYSCSECGKCFTAKRNLLRHQRSHTGECPYSCPECGKCFTQKVSLLKHQKSHTGDRPFSCSECEKSFITKGELLQHQRIHTGVRPYSCSVCGKGFTAKGSLHKHQRTHSGERPYSCSECGKCFTDKGNLVQHQRSHKDERPFSCAECGKCFTTKGELVQHQKIHTGVRPYSCSVCGKCFTAKGNLLRHEKSHTGERPYPCSACGKCFTAKANLLQHQRKSHG